The following coding sequences lie in one Rutidosis leptorrhynchoides isolate AG116_Rl617_1_P2 chromosome 6, CSIRO_AGI_Rlap_v1, whole genome shotgun sequence genomic window:
- the LOC139851752 gene encoding universal stress protein PHOS34-like encodes MQPSKTLPDSDLPSLAAIKVKSSSPRFRPTANPSTTETPTAGAQRRIGIAVDLSDESAFAVKWAVHQYLRPGDAVILIHVRPTSVLYGADWGSVDLSIVDTDNEDTKSKLEDDFDTFTTTKSADLAQPLVDAHIPYKIHIVKDHDMKERLCLEVERLGLSAVIMGSRGFGATKRGSDGRLGSVSDYCVRHCVCPVVVVRYPDEKDAGAAAVEPVVSVATTDDEDDESEFHDATDEKK; translated from the exons ATGCAACCCTCAAAAACCCTACCGGATTCCGACCTACCATCGCTCGCCGCCATCAAAGTCAAATCATCTTCACCTCGTTTCCGCCCAACTGCCAATCCTTCCACCACCGAAACCCCCACCGCCGGCGCCCAACGCCGTATCGGAATCGCCGTTGATCTCAGCGACGAAAGCGCTTTCGCCGTCAAATGGGCCGTCCATCAGTACCTTCGTCCCGGCGACGCCGTGATTCTCATCCACGTCCGTCCTACATCCGTTTTGTATGGTGCCGATTGGGGTTCCGTTGACCTTTCCATCGTTGACACTGATAATGAAGACACGAAGTCGAAACTAGAAGATGATTTTGATACTTTCACAACTACTAAATCTGCTGACTTAGCACAGCCTCTTGTGGACGCGCATATACCGTATAAAATCCATATCGTTAAAGATCATGATATGAAAGAGAGGCTTTGTTTGGAAGTTGAGAGGTTAGGGTTAAGTGCTGTGATTATGGGAAGCCGAGGTTTTGGTGCGACGAAACGAGGGAGTGATGGAAGGCTTGGAAGTGTTAGTGATTACTGTGTGCGTCATTGTGTATGCCCAGTTGTTGTTGTTAGGTATCCTGATGAAAAGGATGCTGGTGCTGCAGCTGTTGAACCTGTTGTTTCAGTTGCTActactgatgatgaagatgatgaatctgAGTTTCATGATGCAACTGATGAGAAAAAGT GA
- the LOC139853427 gene encoding cold shock protein 2-like, which translates to MAEAASIGVVIRFHDSNKGFGFIKSDEGGDELFVHQSEIQSDGYRTLQEGQKVKFLVVDKNDKQQAVNVTALDGSKIERSRNRDGNRDGGYNGRRSGGGDGYRYRNSGGGGGGYRCFTCGEFGHLARKCRRGGHRSGGGGGGSYPSGGGGKCYMCGEPEHTA; encoded by the exons ATGGCGGAAGCTGCATCAATAGGTGTTGTGATTCGATTTCACGATAGCAA CAAGGGTTTCGGATTCATCAAATCAGATGAAGGCGGTGACGAGCTTTTCGTTCATCAATCCGAGATTCAATCGGATGGTTACCGCACTCTTCAGGAAGGTCAGAAAGTTAAATTTTTGGTTGTTGATAAAAACGATAAGCAACAAGCTGTTAATGTTACTGCTTTAGATGGATCTAAAATTGAAAGAAGTCGTAATCGTGATGGTAACCGTGACGGTGGTTACAATGGCCGTCGTAGTGGCGGTGGTGATGGATACCGCTACCGTAACAGTGGCGGAGGCGGCGGCGGATATAGATGTTTTACTTGTGGTGAGTTTGGACATTTGGCTAGAAAGTGTAGACGTGGTGGCCACAGGTCTGGTGGCGGCGGCGGCGGCAGTTATCCGTCAGGTGGTGGTGGGAAGTGTTACATGTGTGGAGAGCCAGAGCATACTGCATGA
- the LOC139851749 gene encoding G-type lectin S-receptor-like serine/threonine-protein kinase At4g27290 isoform X1 encodes MKIKIFSLFLFVFTIFSFFLNSTAISTITPNQNITDGQTIISDDETFVMGFFSPSTVSRNRYFGIWYNKISVMTVVWVANRETPIADTSGVLLLDNEGVLMLINGTNSLVWSSNTSISENNPVAQLLDTGNLVIRNENNRDLDNYLWQSFDYPGDTFLPSMKFGKDFVKGLDKYLTSWKHSDDPTPGEYTNRFDSNGYPQILLRKGSVLQYSSGPWNGLRFSGMPNLKPNDIYTFGFEYNKEELYYKYELVNNSVVSRMILSTDGIIQRFIWIERTLEWRLYVTGQMDNCDRFGLCGPYGICNINDSPACGCLRGFEPRFLDEWGRADWSNGCVRKTELNCAGGDGFVMQSGVKVPDTRKTWFNESMNLEECKVECLRKCNCTAYTNLDISTGRGCLIWFDDLVDIRMYSADGQDIFVRMAASELNDKAKAKQRVIAIVIPITVAVITLVGISLFVCRRRRQKKNGVNSIGHENKFANENGDEDWELPLFDFNTISIATNNFSDNCKLGEGGYGPVYKGVLEEGKDIAVKRHSRKSKQGIGEFQNEVKCIAKLQHRNLVKLLGCCVDDDERMLIYEYMPNKSLNSFIFDEQKRNSLDWSTCANIIIGIARGLLYLHQDSRLRIIHRDLKASNILLDKEMNPRISDFGLARSLEGSDTRANTRRVMGTYGYMAPEYTIDGIYSTKSDVFSFGVLVLEIVSGKKNRGFRHANHDLNLLGHAWRLYKQGKQLELIDVTVESSYVQQEVKRAIHIGLLCVQKYPEDRPDMPLVVLMLSSDIPLPEPRQPGFYTERRRPQDAESSSSNADLSSSNHLTVTYLQPR; translated from the exons atgaaaataaaaatattttcCTTGTTCCTATTTGTCTTCACCATTTTTTCTTTCTTCTTAAACTCGACAGCAATAAGCACCATTACACCAAACCAAAACATAACTGATGGCCAAACCATTATTTCAGACGACGAAACCTTCGTTATGGGTTTTTTCAGTCCTAGTACTGTTTCAAGAAACCGGTATTTTGGAATATGGTACAACAAAATATCAGTTATGACAGTTGTATGGGTTGCCAACAGAGAAACACCAATTGCCGACACTTCAGGTGtattattacttgataatgaaggaGTTTTGATGCTCATTAATGGTACAAATTCCTTAGTTTGGTCGTCTAACACATCGATAAGCGAAAATAATCCAGTAGCACAACTTCTGGATACAGGGAATCTTGTTATTAGAAATGAAAATAATCGTGATCTTGATAATTACTTATGGCAAAGTTTCGATTACCCGGGTGATACATTCTTACCAAGCATGAAATTTGGGAAGGATTTTGTTAAAGGACTTGATAAGTATTTAACATCATGGAAACATTCGGATGATCCGACACCTGGCGAGTATACAAATCGGTTTGATTCTAATGGATACCCACAAATTCTGTTGAGAAAAGGTTCTGTCTTGCAGTATAGTTCTGGGCCATGGAACGGGTTGCGGTTTAGCGGGATGCCGAATTTGAAACCGAATGATATTTATACATTTGGGTTTGAGTATAATAAAGAAGAACTTTATTATAAGTACGAGCTTGTTAATAATTCTGTTGTGTCCAGGATGATTTTAAGTACAGATGGCATCATACAGCGGTTTATCTGGATCGAACGGACGTTAGAATGGAGGCTTTATGTGACTGGACAGATGGACAACTGTGACCGATTTGGATTATGCGGTCCGTATGGTATTTGTAACATTAATGATTCTCCTGCTTGTGGGTGTTTGCGAGGGTTTGAACCGAGGTTTCTGGATGAGTGGGGACGAGCTGATTGGTCGAACGGGTGTGTGAGGAAAACCGAGTTGAATTGTGCGGGTGGAGACGGGTTTGTGATGCAATCAGGTGTGAAGGTGCCTGATACAAGGAAGACTTGGTTTAATGAGAGTATGAATCTTGAAGAATGTAAGGTTGAATGTTTGAGGAAGTGTAACTGTACAGCTTATACAAATTTGGATATAAGTACAGGAAGGGGATGTTTGATATGGTTTGATGATTTGGTTGATATTAGGATGTATTCTGCAGATGGCCAAGATATCTTTGTAAGGATGGCTGCTTCAGAATTGA ATGATAAAGCTAAAGCAAAGCAAAGAGTGATAGCTATAGTCATTCCTATAACGGTGGCAGTGATTACATTAGTAGGCATTTCGCTGTTTGTTTGCAGAAGGAGGAGGCAGAAGAAGAATG GAGTAAATAGCATTGGTCATGAAAATAAATTTGCCAATGAGAACGGGGATGAAGATTGGGAGTTGCCGTTGTTTGACTTCAACACCATATCCATTGCAACGAACAACTTTTCAGATAACTGCAAGCTCGGAGAAGGTGGTTACGGGCCTGTTTAcaag GGAGTTTTGGAGGAAGGCAAAGATATCGCTGTGAAGAGGCACTCGAGAAAATCAAAACAAGGAATAGGTGAGTTTCAAAATGAGGTTAAATGTATTGCTAAACTTCAGCACCGAAACCTTGTGAAGCTTTTAGGATGCTGTGTTGATGACGATGAGAGAATGTTGATCTATGAATACATGCCCAATAAAAGCTTAAATTCATTCATTTTTG ATGAACAAAAGAGAAATTCACTTGACTGGTCAACGTGCGCCAACATTATTATTGGGATCGCAAGGGGGCTTTTATATCTGCATCAAGACTCGAGACTAAGAATAATTCATCGAGATCTAAAAGCTAGCAATATATTACTCGATAAAGAAATGAATCCAAGAATATCGGATTTCGGTTTGGCGAGAAGTTTGGAAGGAAGTGACACCAGAGCAAATACAAGAAGAGTAATGGGAACCTA TGGCTACATGGCTCCTGAGTATACAATTGATGGAATTTACTCAACCAAATCCGATGTCTTCAGCTTCGGTGTATTGGTTCTTGAGATAGTAAGCGGAAAGAAAAATCGAGGTTTTCGCCATGCCAATCACGATCTCAATCTTCTTGGACAT GCATGGAGGCTGTACAAACAGGGGAAGCAACTGGAACTGATTGATGTAACTGTCGAGAGCTCGTATGTGCAACAGGAAGTTAAAAGAGCGATTCATATTGGTTTGTTATGCGTGCAAAAGTATCCCGAAGACAGGCCCGACATGCCGTTGGTTGTTCTGATGCTAAGCAGTGATATTCCATTGCCTGAACCTAGACAACCTGGTTTTTATACAGAACGAAGACGACCACAAGATGCAGAATCTTCATCGAGTAATGCCGATTTGAGCTCATCCAACCACTTAACTGTCACATATTTGCAACCCAGATAG
- the LOC139851749 gene encoding G-type lectin S-receptor-like serine/threonine-protein kinase At4g27290 isoform X3: MKIKIFSLFLFVFTIFSFFLNSTAISTITPNQNITDGQTIISDDETFVMGFFSPSTVSRNRYFGIWYNKISVMTVVWVANRETPIADTSGVLLLDNEGVLMLINGTNSLVWSSNTSISENNPVAQLLDTGNLVIRNENNRDLDNYLWQSFDYPGDTFLPSMKFGKDFVKGLDKYLTSWKHSDDPTPGEYTNRFDSNGYPQILLRKGSVLQYSSGPWNGLRFSGMPNLKPNDIYTFGFEYNKEELYYKYELVNNSVVSRMILSTDGIIQRFIWIERTLEWRLYVTGQMDNCDRFGLCGPYGICNINDSPACGCLRGFEPRFLDEWGRADWSNGCVRKTELNCAGGDGFVMQSGVKVPDTRKTWFNESMNLEECKVECLRKCNCTAYTNLDISTGRGCLIWFDDLVDIRMYSADGQDIFVRMAASELNDKAKAKQRVIAIVIPITVAVITLVGISLFVCRRRRQKKNGVNSIGHENKFANENGDEDWELPLFDFNTISIATNNFSDNCKLGEGGYGPVYKGVLEEGKDIAVKRHSRKSKQGIGEFQNEVKCIAKLQHRNLVKLLGCCVDDDERMLIYEYMPNKSLNSFIFDEQKRNSLDWSTCANIIIGIARGLLYLHQDSRLRIIHRDLKASNILLDKEMNPRISDFGLARSLEGSDTRANTRRVMGT; the protein is encoded by the exons atgaaaataaaaatattttcCTTGTTCCTATTTGTCTTCACCATTTTTTCTTTCTTCTTAAACTCGACAGCAATAAGCACCATTACACCAAACCAAAACATAACTGATGGCCAAACCATTATTTCAGACGACGAAACCTTCGTTATGGGTTTTTTCAGTCCTAGTACTGTTTCAAGAAACCGGTATTTTGGAATATGGTACAACAAAATATCAGTTATGACAGTTGTATGGGTTGCCAACAGAGAAACACCAATTGCCGACACTTCAGGTGtattattacttgataatgaaggaGTTTTGATGCTCATTAATGGTACAAATTCCTTAGTTTGGTCGTCTAACACATCGATAAGCGAAAATAATCCAGTAGCACAACTTCTGGATACAGGGAATCTTGTTATTAGAAATGAAAATAATCGTGATCTTGATAATTACTTATGGCAAAGTTTCGATTACCCGGGTGATACATTCTTACCAAGCATGAAATTTGGGAAGGATTTTGTTAAAGGACTTGATAAGTATTTAACATCATGGAAACATTCGGATGATCCGACACCTGGCGAGTATACAAATCGGTTTGATTCTAATGGATACCCACAAATTCTGTTGAGAAAAGGTTCTGTCTTGCAGTATAGTTCTGGGCCATGGAACGGGTTGCGGTTTAGCGGGATGCCGAATTTGAAACCGAATGATATTTATACATTTGGGTTTGAGTATAATAAAGAAGAACTTTATTATAAGTACGAGCTTGTTAATAATTCTGTTGTGTCCAGGATGATTTTAAGTACAGATGGCATCATACAGCGGTTTATCTGGATCGAACGGACGTTAGAATGGAGGCTTTATGTGACTGGACAGATGGACAACTGTGACCGATTTGGATTATGCGGTCCGTATGGTATTTGTAACATTAATGATTCTCCTGCTTGTGGGTGTTTGCGAGGGTTTGAACCGAGGTTTCTGGATGAGTGGGGACGAGCTGATTGGTCGAACGGGTGTGTGAGGAAAACCGAGTTGAATTGTGCGGGTGGAGACGGGTTTGTGATGCAATCAGGTGTGAAGGTGCCTGATACAAGGAAGACTTGGTTTAATGAGAGTATGAATCTTGAAGAATGTAAGGTTGAATGTTTGAGGAAGTGTAACTGTACAGCTTATACAAATTTGGATATAAGTACAGGAAGGGGATGTTTGATATGGTTTGATGATTTGGTTGATATTAGGATGTATTCTGCAGATGGCCAAGATATCTTTGTAAGGATGGCTGCTTCAGAATTGA ATGATAAAGCTAAAGCAAAGCAAAGAGTGATAGCTATAGTCATTCCTATAACGGTGGCAGTGATTACATTAGTAGGCATTTCGCTGTTTGTTTGCAGAAGGAGGAGGCAGAAGAAGAATG GAGTAAATAGCATTGGTCATGAAAATAAATTTGCCAATGAGAACGGGGATGAAGATTGGGAGTTGCCGTTGTTTGACTTCAACACCATATCCATTGCAACGAACAACTTTTCAGATAACTGCAAGCTCGGAGAAGGTGGTTACGGGCCTGTTTAcaag GGAGTTTTGGAGGAAGGCAAAGATATCGCTGTGAAGAGGCACTCGAGAAAATCAAAACAAGGAATAGGTGAGTTTCAAAATGAGGTTAAATGTATTGCTAAACTTCAGCACCGAAACCTTGTGAAGCTTTTAGGATGCTGTGTTGATGACGATGAGAGAATGTTGATCTATGAATACATGCCCAATAAAAGCTTAAATTCATTCATTTTTG ATGAACAAAAGAGAAATTCACTTGACTGGTCAACGTGCGCCAACATTATTATTGGGATCGCAAGGGGGCTTTTATATCTGCATCAAGACTCGAGACTAAGAATAATTCATCGAGATCTAAAAGCTAGCAATATATTACTCGATAAAGAAATGAATCCAAGAATATCGGATTTCGGTTTGGCGAGAAGTTTGGAAGGAAGTGACACCAGAGCAAATACAAGAAGAGTAATGGGAACCTA G
- the LOC139851749 gene encoding G-type lectin S-receptor-like serine/threonine-protein kinase At4g27290 isoform X2, which yields MKVKEGGGPPYIQDDETFVMGFFSPSTVSRNRYFGIWYNKISVMTVVWVANRETPIADTSGVLLLDNEGVLMLINGTNSLVWSSNTSISENNPVAQLLDTGNLVIRNENNRDLDNYLWQSFDYPGDTFLPSMKFGKDFVKGLDKYLTSWKHSDDPTPGEYTNRFDSNGYPQILLRKGSVLQYSSGPWNGLRFSGMPNLKPNDIYTFGFEYNKEELYYKYELVNNSVVSRMILSTDGIIQRFIWIERTLEWRLYVTGQMDNCDRFGLCGPYGICNINDSPACGCLRGFEPRFLDEWGRADWSNGCVRKTELNCAGGDGFVMQSGVKVPDTRKTWFNESMNLEECKVECLRKCNCTAYTNLDISTGRGCLIWFDDLVDIRMYSADGQDIFVRMAASELNDKAKAKQRVIAIVIPITVAVITLVGISLFVCRRRRQKKNGVNSIGHENKFANENGDEDWELPLFDFNTISIATNNFSDNCKLGEGGYGPVYKGVLEEGKDIAVKRHSRKSKQGIGEFQNEVKCIAKLQHRNLVKLLGCCVDDDERMLIYEYMPNKSLNSFIFDEQKRNSLDWSTCANIIIGIARGLLYLHQDSRLRIIHRDLKASNILLDKEMNPRISDFGLARSLEGSDTRANTRRVMGTYGYMAPEYTIDGIYSTKSDVFSFGVLVLEIVSGKKNRGFRHANHDLNLLGHAWRLYKQGKQLELIDVTVESSYVQQEVKRAIHIGLLCVQKYPEDRPDMPLVVLMLSSDIPLPEPRQPGFYTERRRPQDAESSSSNADLSSSNHLTVTYLQPR from the exons ATGAAGGTAAAAGAGGGCGGTGGCCCTCCTTATATTCAAG ACGACGAAACCTTCGTTATGGGTTTTTTCAGTCCTAGTACTGTTTCAAGAAACCGGTATTTTGGAATATGGTACAACAAAATATCAGTTATGACAGTTGTATGGGTTGCCAACAGAGAAACACCAATTGCCGACACTTCAGGTGtattattacttgataatgaaggaGTTTTGATGCTCATTAATGGTACAAATTCCTTAGTTTGGTCGTCTAACACATCGATAAGCGAAAATAATCCAGTAGCACAACTTCTGGATACAGGGAATCTTGTTATTAGAAATGAAAATAATCGTGATCTTGATAATTACTTATGGCAAAGTTTCGATTACCCGGGTGATACATTCTTACCAAGCATGAAATTTGGGAAGGATTTTGTTAAAGGACTTGATAAGTATTTAACATCATGGAAACATTCGGATGATCCGACACCTGGCGAGTATACAAATCGGTTTGATTCTAATGGATACCCACAAATTCTGTTGAGAAAAGGTTCTGTCTTGCAGTATAGTTCTGGGCCATGGAACGGGTTGCGGTTTAGCGGGATGCCGAATTTGAAACCGAATGATATTTATACATTTGGGTTTGAGTATAATAAAGAAGAACTTTATTATAAGTACGAGCTTGTTAATAATTCTGTTGTGTCCAGGATGATTTTAAGTACAGATGGCATCATACAGCGGTTTATCTGGATCGAACGGACGTTAGAATGGAGGCTTTATGTGACTGGACAGATGGACAACTGTGACCGATTTGGATTATGCGGTCCGTATGGTATTTGTAACATTAATGATTCTCCTGCTTGTGGGTGTTTGCGAGGGTTTGAACCGAGGTTTCTGGATGAGTGGGGACGAGCTGATTGGTCGAACGGGTGTGTGAGGAAAACCGAGTTGAATTGTGCGGGTGGAGACGGGTTTGTGATGCAATCAGGTGTGAAGGTGCCTGATACAAGGAAGACTTGGTTTAATGAGAGTATGAATCTTGAAGAATGTAAGGTTGAATGTTTGAGGAAGTGTAACTGTACAGCTTATACAAATTTGGATATAAGTACAGGAAGGGGATGTTTGATATGGTTTGATGATTTGGTTGATATTAGGATGTATTCTGCAGATGGCCAAGATATCTTTGTAAGGATGGCTGCTTCAGAATTGA ATGATAAAGCTAAAGCAAAGCAAAGAGTGATAGCTATAGTCATTCCTATAACGGTGGCAGTGATTACATTAGTAGGCATTTCGCTGTTTGTTTGCAGAAGGAGGAGGCAGAAGAAGAATG GAGTAAATAGCATTGGTCATGAAAATAAATTTGCCAATGAGAACGGGGATGAAGATTGGGAGTTGCCGTTGTTTGACTTCAACACCATATCCATTGCAACGAACAACTTTTCAGATAACTGCAAGCTCGGAGAAGGTGGTTACGGGCCTGTTTAcaag GGAGTTTTGGAGGAAGGCAAAGATATCGCTGTGAAGAGGCACTCGAGAAAATCAAAACAAGGAATAGGTGAGTTTCAAAATGAGGTTAAATGTATTGCTAAACTTCAGCACCGAAACCTTGTGAAGCTTTTAGGATGCTGTGTTGATGACGATGAGAGAATGTTGATCTATGAATACATGCCCAATAAAAGCTTAAATTCATTCATTTTTG ATGAACAAAAGAGAAATTCACTTGACTGGTCAACGTGCGCCAACATTATTATTGGGATCGCAAGGGGGCTTTTATATCTGCATCAAGACTCGAGACTAAGAATAATTCATCGAGATCTAAAAGCTAGCAATATATTACTCGATAAAGAAATGAATCCAAGAATATCGGATTTCGGTTTGGCGAGAAGTTTGGAAGGAAGTGACACCAGAGCAAATACAAGAAGAGTAATGGGAACCTA TGGCTACATGGCTCCTGAGTATACAATTGATGGAATTTACTCAACCAAATCCGATGTCTTCAGCTTCGGTGTATTGGTTCTTGAGATAGTAAGCGGAAAGAAAAATCGAGGTTTTCGCCATGCCAATCACGATCTCAATCTTCTTGGACAT GCATGGAGGCTGTACAAACAGGGGAAGCAACTGGAACTGATTGATGTAACTGTCGAGAGCTCGTATGTGCAACAGGAAGTTAAAAGAGCGATTCATATTGGTTTGTTATGCGTGCAAAAGTATCCCGAAGACAGGCCCGACATGCCGTTGGTTGTTCTGATGCTAAGCAGTGATATTCCATTGCCTGAACCTAGACAACCTGGTTTTTATACAGAACGAAGACGACCACAAGATGCAGAATCTTCATCGAGTAATGCCGATTTGAGCTCATCCAACCACTTAACTGTCACATATTTGCAACCCAGATAG
- the LOC139852103 gene encoding uncharacterized protein — protein MIQLLMFGACPWPEIHRCVHYDRFIIGGRYGNKELLFCVIVCYHNGTKKLKAAEVYLFRLDTGRIKWEDLECLKKWDLTGFNMEEYEVDCTKDFDITRDMWEEMNNLKDTAIFYVDLGRDRTIFHNPAVASDELLGGGYIYIRDKMDGILHLYHVRDKTIMASPMPSRVVSTTHVSMWEGTRQLEEEDDHVEANWTGTSIKQEKDERVVTLDEDLNNNESSRLLDVLEMLLEHCVGVEYLNLRATCKLCCLALPPIRWSNETSRTRLHNCSLTLPWLMVANKHRGGTISFTDPLSGDNYFVKKNSQVLSIVNDRMYCSRYGWLLFESREYKCPVLFNPFTSDVRKLPNFGEILCLCLSASPTTNSSSNNNNCIVAGFAYDEGQDYLIYSVGVGGDQWRFVPLGNDDWHIYALLTFIGRDLYALGEGRQVIVFKNLGGEERIRKTVLANAPPLMMVSSSSSRETRNYFLMSCDDEHLLLVIVGDECREIEVFKRNDDEDKWEKIDGIGKHTIFIGGTTSICVDAKMSEMENKIYFPQLVWYSLETHTYHASSDGKIMKRYFQGFVGAKSHLNCHAWIQPSWC, from the exons ATGATTCAACTACTGATGTTTGGGGCTTGCCCTTGGCCTGAAATTCATCGTTGTGTTCACTATGATCGTTTTATTATAGGAGGAAGATACGGAAATAAGGAATTATTGTTCTGCGTTATCGTGTGTTATCACAATGGAACTAAGAAACTTAAAGCTGCTGAAGTGTATCTGTTTCGATTAGACACTGGTCGCATAAAGTGGGAAGATTTGGAATGCCTCAAGAAATGGGACCTGACTGGTTTCAATATGGAAGAATACGAAGTTGATTGCACTAAAGACTTCGACATTACTCGAGATATGTGGGAAGAAATGAATAACTTGAAAGACACTGCTATCTTTTATGTGGATCTTGGTCGTGATCGCACCATATTTCATAACCCCGCAGTTGCCTCCGACGAGTTATTAGGGGGTGGTTATATATACATTCGTGACAAAATGGACGGAATATTACACTTGTACCATGTCAGAGATAAAACCATCATGGCATCTCCTATGCCTTCACGGGTGGTCTCAACAACCCATGTGTCCATGTGGGAAGGAACaag GCAGCTAGAAGAAGAAGACGATCATGTAGAAGCAAACTGGACGGGTACCTCCATCAAACAAGAAAAGGATGAGAGAGTAGTAACATTAGACGAGGATTTGAATAACAACGAATCGTCGAGGCTGCTTGATGTGTTGGAGATGCTTTTGGAACATTGTGTCGGTGTGGAGTATCTGAACCTGCGTGCTACGTGCAAACTCTGTTGTCTAGCATTACCTCCGATACGGTGGAGCAACGAGACATCACGTACCAGATTACATAATTGTTCGTTAACCTTACCATGGCTGATGGTTGCAAATAAACATCGAGGAGGTACTATCAGTTTTACAGATCCGTTGTCGGGGGATAACTACTTTGTGAAAAAGAATTCACAGGTGCTATCGATTGTGAACGACCGAATGTATTGTTCGAGGTATGGTTGGTTGTTGTTTGAGAGCAGAGAATATAAATGCCCGGTGTTATTTAACCCATTCACAAGCGATGTTCGCAAGCTTCCAAATTTTGGTGAAATACTTTGCTTATGTCTCTCAGCATCACCTACTACTAATTcgtcttctaataataataattgtatagtCGCTGGATTTGCATATGACGAAGGACAGGACTATTTGATCTACTCTGTAGGTGTAGGAGGAGATCAGTGGCGTTTCGTCCCTCTTGGTAATGATGATTGGCATATATATGCTTTATTAACATTTATTGGCCGAGATCTTTACGCATTGGGTGAAGGCAGACAAGTTATCGTATTCAAGAATTTGGGTGGTGAAGAAAGGATTCGAAAAACTGTTTTAGCCAATGCACCACCACTGATGATGGTAAGTAGTAGTAGCAGTCGCGAGACACGGAATTATTTCCTGATGAGTTGCGACGATGAACATCTTTTACTAGTCATTGTGGGTGATGAGTGTAGAGAAATTGAGGTATTCAAGCGAAACGATGATGAGGATAAATGGGAGAAAATAGATGGTATAGGAAAGCACACTATCTTTATTGGTGGTACAACGTCTATTTGCGTTGATGCCAAAATGTCTGAAATGGAGAACAAGATCTACTTCCCGCAATTAGTGTGGTACTCACTCGAAACACACACGTATCACGCCTCATCTGATGGGAAAATCATGAAAAGATATTTCCAGGGTTTCGTGGGAGCCAAATCTCATCTCAACTGCCATGCTTGGATACAACCAAGTTGGTGTTAG
- the LOC139851749 gene encoding G-type lectin S-receptor-like serine/threonine-protein kinase At4g27290 isoform X4 has product MAPEYTIDGIYSTKSDVFSFGVLVLEIVSGKKNRGFRHANHDLNLLGHAWRLYKQGKQLELIDVTVESSYVQQEVKRAIHIGLLCVQKYPEDRPDMPLVVLMLSSDIPLPEPRQPGFYTERRRPQDAESSSSNADLSSSNHLTVTYLQPR; this is encoded by the exons ATGGCTCCTGAGTATACAATTGATGGAATTTACTCAACCAAATCCGATGTCTTCAGCTTCGGTGTATTGGTTCTTGAGATAGTAAGCGGAAAGAAAAATCGAGGTTTTCGCCATGCCAATCACGATCTCAATCTTCTTGGACAT GCATGGAGGCTGTACAAACAGGGGAAGCAACTGGAACTGATTGATGTAACTGTCGAGAGCTCGTATGTGCAACAGGAAGTTAAAAGAGCGATTCATATTGGTTTGTTATGCGTGCAAAAGTATCCCGAAGACAGGCCCGACATGCCGTTGGTTGTTCTGATGCTAAGCAGTGATATTCCATTGCCTGAACCTAGACAACCTGGTTTTTATACAGAACGAAGACGACCACAAGATGCAGAATCTTCATCGAGTAATGCCGATTTGAGCTCATCCAACCACTTAACTGTCACATATTTGCAACCCAGATAG